Proteins found in one Quercus robur chromosome 2, dhQueRobu3.1, whole genome shotgun sequence genomic segment:
- the LOC126694111 gene encoding pollen-specific leucine-rich repeat extensin-like protein 3, translating into MQALGCCCCCLVLSFLLFSSFSSALSNKEVNIIARRQLLSLHPHGGDLPDDYEFHVDLNCTFPNSRLRRAYIALHAWKNAIYSDPLNTTGNWVGPNVCDYNGVFCATSLDEPKETVVAGIDMNQADIAGYLPAELGLLTEIALFHINSNRFCGIVPESFNRLTLLHELDISNNRFVGPFPKVVLSIPNLKYLDVRYNDFEGELPHGLFDKEFDALFLNNNRFTSTIPDNFGNSPASVIVVANNHFKGCIPSSIGKMASTLNEIIFLNNDFSGCLPADIGLLGNVSVLDIGSNKFSGILPKTFEELSEVEELDISGNMLTGFVSESICRLPKLVNFTFSYNYFNGEAPECEPQSSKDIAYDDTSNCLPDRPKQKSSKVCASVVNRPVNCSKAKCGASSPPSTPKPSPPKASPPPPVHSPPPPPVYSPPPPIHSPPPPPPPVHSPPPPPVYSPPPPVHSPPPPVHSPPPPPPPPPVHSPPPPQPPAHSPPPPVYSPPPPVHSPPPPPPPVYSPPPPVHSPPPPSQASSPAPSPDPYDNSPIIRERPPPPPSPSPPPPVKSPPPVHSPPPPVHSPPPPPSPAHSPPPPVYSPPPLVHSPPPPPPPPPVYSPPPPVHSPPPPPQERPPPPPSPSPPPPVKSPPPVHSPPPLVHSPPPPVHSPPPPVHSPPPPVHSPPPVHSPPPLVHSPPPPVHSPPPPVHSPSPPVKSPPPPVHSPPPPAHSPPPPVFSPPPPELALPPTTGFEYSSPPPPLYQGYNK; encoded by the exons ATGCAGGCCTTaggctgctgctgctgctgcttaGTGCTCTCCTTCCTTCTATTCTCATCATTCTCTTCAGCGCTATCCAATAAAGAAGTCAATATCATTGCTCGTCGCCAACTCTTAAGTTTGCATCCTCACGGTGGTGATTTACCTGATGACTATGAGTTTCATGTTGATTTGAATTGTACATTTCCTAATTCTAGGCTTAGACGTGCCTACATTGCACTCCATGCATGGAAAAATGCAATCTACTCAGACCCTTTGAACACCACAGGGAATTGGGTTGGTCCCAATGTTTGTGATTACAATGGTGTATTTTGTGCTACGTCTCTTGATGAACCAAAAGAAACTGTTGTGGCTGGCATCGATATGAACCAAGCTGATATTGCTGGGTACCTTCCGGCGGAGTTGGGTTTATTGACAGAAATTGCTTTGTTCCACATCAATTCCAACAGGTTTTGTGGGATTGTTCCTGAGAGTTTCAATAGACTTACGCTTCTCCACGAGCTTGATATCAGCAACAACCGGTTTGTAGGTCCATTCCCTAAGGTTGTTCTTTCAATTCCAAATTTAAAGTACCTTGATGTTAGGTACAATGACTTTGAGGGAGAGTTGCCTCATGGGCTCTTCGACAAGGAATTTGATGCTCTATTCTTGAACAATAATCGGTTCACATCCACAATTCCTGATAATTTCGGAAACTCTCCTGCCTCAGTTATTGTAGTCGCCAATAATCATTTCAAGGGCTGCATTCCAAGTAGTATTGGAAAAATGGCTAGCACATTGAACGAGATTATATTCTTGAACAATGATTTTTCAGGATGTTTGCCTGCTGATATTGGATTGCTTGGAAATGTGTCGGTGTTGGACATTGGTTCCAACAAATTCAGTGGAATCTTACCAAAGACATTCGAAGAGCTTTCCGAGGTTGAAGAGTTGGACATTTCGGGCAACATGTTGACAGGGTTTGTGTCCGAGAGCATTTGCCGATTGCCTAAATTGGTGAACTTCACATTCTCCTACAATTACTTCAATGGTGAGGCCCCAGAATGTGAGCCTCAATCCAGTAAGGACATTGCTTATGATGATACAAGCAATTGCTTACCAGATAGgccaaaacaaaagtcatcgaAAGTTTGTGCTTCTGTGGTGAACCGACCGGTTAATTGCAGCAAGGCCAAGTGTGGAGCCTCATCACCACCTTCTACACCAAAACCATCTCCTCCCAAagcatcaccaccaccaccagtccatTCTCCACCACCGCCACCAGTCTATTCTCCTCCCCCTCCTATTCActccccaccaccaccaccaccaccagtccatTCTCCACCGCCGCCACCCGTCTATTCTCCTCCCCCTCCTGTTCActccccaccaccaccagtacattccccaccaccaccaccaccaccgccgccAGTACAttccccaccaccaccacaaccaccagcTCACTCACCTCCACCACCGGTATATTCCCCTCCACCTCCAGTTCACtctccaccaccacctccacctccaGTATACTCACCTCCACCACCAGTTCACTCTCCACCTCCACCATCACAAGCTTCGTCTCCTGCACCATCTCCTGATCCTTATGATAATTCACCCATTATCAGGGAACGACCTCCACCTCCCCCATCTCCCTCACCACCCCCACCTGTGAAAtcaccaccaccagtccactCTCCTCCACCGCCAGTACAttccccaccaccaccaccatcaccagcTCACTCACCTCCACCACCGGTATATTCCCCTCCACCTCTAGTTCActctccacctccacctccacctccacctccagtATACTCACCTCCACCACCAGTTCActctccacctccaccaccacaa GAACGACCTCCACCTCCCCCATCTCCCTCACCACCCCCACCTGTGAAAtcaccaccaccagtccactCTCCTCCACCACTAGTTCATTCCCCTCCACCTCCAGTCCACTCTCCTCCGCCACCAGTACATTCCCCACCACCTCCAGTCCATTCTCCTCCACCAGTACATTCACCACCACCCCTAGTTcactcaccaccaccaccagtacATTCCCCCCCGCCCCCAGTCCATTCACCGTCGCCACCAGTAAAATCACCACCACCCCCAGTTCACTCACCACCTCCCCCAGCACACTCACCGCCACCACCAGTTTTCTCACCCCCACCACCAGAGTTGGCTCTTCCCCCAACGACCGGCTTTGAATACAGTTCACCACCTCCACCTCTATACCAAGGCTACAATAAATAG